One window from the genome of Streptomyces sp. NBC_00091 encodes:
- a CDS encoding GMC oxidoreductase: MSDKSLHSKVSRGLSRRGFIAGTGSILGAVALAVNSTPAHAHSATAAGSPIDSGAHLPVLVIGTGYGGSVAALRLAQAGVPVHMVEMGMAWDTPGSDGKIFANTTKPDYRSYWLRTRTKAPLSNFLGFPIDKDVPRYTGILDAEEMGGIIVYQGRGVGGGSLVNGGMAVTPKRQNFGAILPSVDAEEMYSTYYPRANAGLGVGLIDPDWFETVDCYQFARVGRKHAQRSGFPFVFVPDVYDWDYMKEEVAGTVPKSAVDGEILYGNNAGKKSLQQTYLAAARATGKVSISPLHRVTTVSPSDGGGYTVVMEQLGTGGETVATKTVTADRVFFAAGSVGTSKLLVRLKATGALPHLNDEVGKGWGDNGNVMCGRANHMWDPTGKVQASIPCGGIDNWDAGGAFAEVAPLPTGIETYASFYLSITKNPNRARFSWNAATGKVDLDWQTAWKQPSIDMAKTIFDKINAKEGTIYRTDLFGTNKVWGDHLTYHPLGGAVLDRATDNYGRLHGHPGLYVIDGALIPGNTSVNPFVTITALAERNIEKIIATDL; this comes from the coding sequence ATGAGCGACAAAAGCCTGCACAGCAAGGTATCCAGGGGTCTTTCCCGTCGCGGATTCATCGCTGGAACTGGTTCCATTCTCGGAGCCGTGGCGCTGGCGGTCAACTCCACCCCGGCCCATGCGCATTCCGCCACCGCCGCCGGCTCCCCCATCGACTCCGGGGCCCACCTCCCGGTCCTCGTCATCGGCACCGGCTACGGCGGCTCCGTCGCCGCGCTGCGCCTCGCACAGGCCGGCGTCCCGGTGCACATGGTCGAGATGGGCATGGCCTGGGACACCCCGGGGAGCGACGGCAAGATCTTCGCCAACACCACCAAGCCCGACTACCGCTCGTACTGGCTGCGCACCCGGACCAAGGCGCCGCTCAGCAACTTCCTCGGCTTCCCCATCGACAAGGACGTCCCCCGCTACACGGGCATCCTCGATGCCGAGGAGATGGGCGGGATCATCGTCTACCAGGGCCGTGGCGTCGGCGGCGGCTCGCTGGTCAACGGCGGGATGGCCGTGACCCCCAAGCGGCAGAACTTCGGCGCCATCCTGCCGTCGGTGGACGCCGAGGAGATGTACAGCACCTACTACCCACGCGCCAACGCCGGGCTCGGGGTGGGCCTCATCGACCCCGACTGGTTCGAGACGGTGGACTGCTACCAGTTCGCCCGCGTCGGCCGCAAGCACGCCCAGCGCTCCGGGTTCCCCTTCGTCTTCGTACCCGACGTCTACGACTGGGACTACATGAAGGAGGAGGTGGCCGGCACCGTTCCCAAGTCCGCGGTCGACGGCGAGATCCTCTACGGCAACAACGCGGGCAAGAAGTCCCTCCAGCAGACCTATCTGGCCGCCGCCCGGGCGACCGGCAAGGTGAGCATCTCCCCGCTGCACCGGGTCACCACCGTCTCCCCCTCGGACGGTGGCGGCTACACGGTCGTCATGGAGCAGCTCGGCACCGGCGGGGAGACGGTCGCCACCAAGACCGTCACCGCCGACCGGGTGTTCTTCGCGGCCGGCAGCGTCGGCACCAGCAAGCTGCTGGTCCGGCTGAAGGCCACGGGCGCCCTGCCGCACCTGAACGACGAGGTCGGCAAGGGCTGGGGCGACAACGGCAACGTCATGTGCGGCCGCGCGAACCACATGTGGGACCCCACCGGGAAGGTGCAGGCCTCCATCCCGTGCGGCGGCATCGACAACTGGGACGCGGGCGGCGCCTTCGCCGAGGTGGCCCCGCTGCCGACGGGGATCGAGACGTACGCGTCCTTCTACCTCTCCATCACCAAGAACCCCAACCGCGCGCGGTTCTCCTGGAACGCGGCGACGGGCAAGGTCGACCTGGACTGGCAGACGGCCTGGAAGCAGCCGTCCATCGACATGGCGAAGACCATCTTCGACAAGATCAACGCCAAGGAGGGGACGATCTACCGCACCGACCTCTTCGGCACCAACAAGGTCTGGGGCGATCACCTCACCTACCACCCGCTGGGCGGCGCGGTACTGGACAGGGCCACCGACAACTACGGCCGGCTGCACGGCCATCCGGGCCTGTACGTCATCGACGGAGCGCTGATCCCCGGCAACACCAGCGTCAACCCGTTCGTGACGATCACGGCCCTCGCCGAGCGGAACATAGAGAAGATCATCGCCACCGACCTGTGA
- a CDS encoding carboxymuconolactone decarboxylase family protein, translating to MRIDVPEGQHPIEYVWGDMVPGIGMAAANFSLSVYAHTTLGLREFEAARLRIAQINGCVFCLDWRTDRDGEKVEEGFADAVTDWRTTQAFDERTRLAAEYAERYALDHHNLDEEFWERMTAHYSQLEIVELSMSIGSWLAFGRLNHVLGLDSVCVLPGS from the coding sequence ATGAGAATCGACGTCCCCGAGGGGCAGCACCCGATCGAGTACGTGTGGGGGGACATGGTCCCCGGCATCGGGATGGCCGCCGCCAACTTCTCCCTGTCGGTCTACGCCCACACCACCCTGGGCCTGCGCGAGTTCGAGGCCGCGCGGCTGCGCATCGCGCAGATCAACGGGTGCGTGTTCTGCCTCGACTGGCGGACCGACCGGGACGGCGAGAAGGTCGAGGAGGGGTTCGCCGACGCCGTGACCGACTGGCGCACCACCCAGGCCTTCGACGAGCGCACCCGGCTCGCCGCCGAGTACGCCGAGCGCTACGCCCTGGACCACCACAACCTCGACGAGGAGTTCTGGGAGCGGATGACCGCGCACTACAGCCAGCTGGAGATCGTGGAGCTGAGCATGAGCATCGGCTCCTGGCTCGCCTTCGGCCGGCTCAACCACGTACTGGGCCTCGACAGCGTCTGTGTGCTGCCGGGCAGCTGA
- a CDS encoding dihydrodipicolinate reductase has translation MIPTVVWGTGNVGRAAIRAVDAHPALELTAVIVHNPAKVGRDAGELAGLGHRLGVAATDDIGAVLAARPAAVVYAASGDVRPDDALADITRAIAAGAAVVSPALYPLYDHRGAPPEFRDPVLAAIAEGGGSLFASGVDPGWGNDVLPLLLSGLGTTVEAIRCQEIFDYSTYDQPDSVRHLVGMGHPMDYEPMMLMPSVPTMVWGGQIRMMARALGAELEEIRETSDRRALDTTVTTPAMGEFEAGTQGAIRFEVQGIVGGEPRIVIEHVTRIHASCAPDWPVPPDGGAGAHRVVIEGRPRIEVTVEATDEGENRSAGGNATAVGRLVGAIDWLVAAEPGLYDALDIPLRPAVGKLGRKQP, from the coding sequence ATGATTCCCACGGTGGTCTGGGGCACGGGCAACGTCGGCCGCGCGGCGATCCGCGCCGTCGACGCCCACCCGGCGCTCGAACTCACGGCAGTGATCGTCCACAACCCCGCCAAGGTCGGCCGCGACGCGGGCGAACTCGCCGGACTCGGCCACCGGTTGGGGGTGGCCGCCACCGACGACATCGGGGCGGTGCTCGCCGCCCGCCCCGCCGCCGTCGTGTACGCGGCGTCCGGGGACGTCCGCCCCGACGACGCCCTCGCCGACATCACCCGGGCCATCGCGGCCGGCGCGGCCGTGGTCAGCCCCGCCCTGTACCCGCTCTACGACCACCGCGGCGCCCCGCCGGAGTTCCGGGATCCGGTGCTCGCCGCGATCGCGGAGGGCGGCGGCTCGCTCTTCGCCTCCGGGGTCGACCCCGGCTGGGGCAACGACGTGCTCCCACTGCTGCTCAGCGGACTGGGCACCACCGTGGAAGCGATCCGCTGCCAGGAGATCTTCGACTACTCCACGTACGACCAGCCGGACTCCGTACGCCACCTGGTCGGCATGGGGCACCCGATGGACTACGAGCCGATGATGCTCATGCCCTCGGTCCCGACCATGGTGTGGGGCGGACAGATCCGGATGATGGCCCGCGCCCTCGGCGCCGAACTCGAGGAGATACGCGAGACCTCCGACCGCCGCGCCCTCGACACCACGGTCACCACCCCGGCCATGGGCGAGTTCGAGGCCGGCACCCAGGGCGCCATCCGCTTCGAGGTCCAGGGCATCGTCGGGGGCGAACCCCGCATCGTCATCGAACACGTCACCCGCATCCACGCCTCCTGCGCCCCCGACTGGCCGGTGCCGCCCGACGGCGGGGCCGGAGCCCACCGGGTCGTCATCGAGGGCCGCCCGCGCATCGAGGTCACCGTCGAGGCCACCGACGAGGGCGAGAACCGTTCGGCGGGCGGGAACGCCACCGCCGTCGGGCGGCTCGTGGGGGCCATCGACTGGCTCGTGGCCGCCGAGCCCGGACTCTACGACGCCCTCGACATCCCGCTGCGGCCCGCAGTCGGCAAACTCGGAAGGAAGCAGCCATGA
- a CDS encoding serpin family protein, which produces MRNSTLRAVNRLTARWAAASGGGGGTVFTAPGVWPLLALLADGAAGPARAELAEALGIPAEDAAGAARELLAALAGARGLRAATGLWTREDLPLEAPWAARLPEGTRGTLTGDPDTDHKTLDAWAAERTDGLIERMPVALPDGPDGVRLVLASALTLRLKWIRPFMEWNREVYEGPWAGRRLLMLSRGTSLLDRVKVAHGPAGPVTLLEVVGDTGVDVHLVLGEAGAPPGEVLRTGIEAATRARPSTGASLLPEGNPGPGLTVGTAPSASPEPWLGIQTPAFEIRAEHDLLDQARLFGLTTASDSGAGHFPGISSDPLAITSARQSALARFHATGFEAAAVTAIAAAAGSAMPRLRYRVRRAEVCFDRPFGFLAVHRPSRLVLAAGWITDPLPSEEEREKTEAEKLEEEREFWA; this is translated from the coding sequence ATGAGGAACTCGACGCTACGGGCGGTCAACCGGCTCACGGCACGTTGGGCCGCGGCCTCCGGCGGGGGCGGGGGTACGGTCTTCACCGCGCCCGGGGTCTGGCCGCTGCTCGCCCTGCTCGCGGACGGAGCGGCGGGCCCGGCCCGCGCGGAGCTGGCGGAGGCCCTCGGCATACCCGCCGAGGACGCGGCGGGAGCCGCGCGGGAGCTGCTGGCCGCGCTGGCCGGCGCACGGGGCCTGCGCGCGGCGACCGGCCTGTGGACCCGGGAGGACCTCCCCCTGGAGGCCCCCTGGGCGGCCCGCCTCCCCGAGGGCACCCGGGGCACGCTGACCGGCGACCCGGACACCGACCACAAGACGCTGGACGCGTGGGCCGCCGAGCGGACGGACGGCCTCATCGAGCGGATGCCGGTCGCGCTGCCGGATGGACCCGACGGGGTCAGGCTGGTGCTGGCCTCCGCGCTCACGCTGCGGCTGAAGTGGATCCGGCCGTTCATGGAGTGGAACCGCGAGGTGTACGAGGGCCCGTGGGCGGGCCGGCGTCTGCTCATGCTGAGCCGCGGCACGTCCCTGCTGGACCGGGTCAAGGTGGCGCACGGCCCCGCCGGTCCGGTCACGCTGCTGGAGGTGGTCGGGGACACCGGGGTGGACGTCCACCTGGTCCTGGGCGAGGCCGGCGCCCCGCCCGGCGAGGTGCTCCGTACCGGGATCGAGGCCGCCACCCGGGCGCGCCCCTCGACGGGCGCGAGCCTGCTGCCCGAGGGAAATCCCGGCCCGGGCCTGACCGTCGGAACGGCGCCCTCCGCGTCGCCGGAACCCTGGCTCGGCATCCAGACGCCCGCCTTCGAGATACGGGCGGAGCACGATCTCCTGGACCAGGCCCGGCTGTTCGGCCTGACCACGGCCTCGGACAGCGGCGCCGGGCACTTCCCGGGGATCAGCTCCGACCCCCTCGCCATCACCTCCGCGCGGCAGTCGGCGCTCGCCCGCTTCCACGCGACGGGCTTCGAAGCCGCCGCGGTGACGGCGATCGCCGCCGCCGCCGGATCCGCCATGCCCCGCCTGCGCTACCGCGTCCGCCGGGCGGAGGTGTGCTTCGACCGCCCCTTCGGCTTCCTGGCCGTGCACCGCCCCTCCCGCCTCGTCCTCGCCGCCGGCTGGATCACGGACCCGCTTCCGTCCGAGGAGGAGCGGGAGAAGACCGAGGCGGAGAAGCTGGAGGAGGAGAGGGAGTTCTGGGCGTAG
- a CDS encoding sigma-70 family RNA polymerase sigma factor produces MSTQHTAELVAAARAGDPRAQDELVSAHLPLVYNIVGRALNGSFDVDDVVQDTMLRALDGLGGLRADESFRSWLVAITMNRVRAHWQARSGGPDQSGLEAAQDIADPGADFADLTVVRLHLSGQRRETARATRWLEPDDRALLSLWWLECAGELTRADVASALELTPQHTAVRVQRMKAQLESARVVERALETQPPCEGLRAMTGTWDGRPSALWRKRIARHARECLRCSGLWNGLVPAEGLLAGLALVPVTAALLEGVRSAVAAGYTPAGAAFADAATQLSPVVDAPGRAARRKAGDPTDGPDGPGSRGAQRKRRQNRRRAIGGAVVAACVAGGGLVYLGQLPGSRGSEAGGAPASAPAALSAPGSGAPQPSGSASASPSASASASPSPSASASASPSPSASAAKTSAAAPTPSKSNPPRPAPPAPAPAPAGVAGQVIALANSERAAAGCGPLKEDAQLRGAAQGHSDDMARRDFFSHTNPDGADPGARTTAAGYRWSTYGENIAKGQQTAQDVMDSWMKSPGHRANILNCSFKDIGVGIHTGSGGPWWTQNFGAR; encoded by the coding sequence ATGAGTACACAGCACACGGCAGAGCTGGTGGCAGCGGCCCGTGCGGGCGATCCCCGCGCGCAGGACGAGCTCGTCAGCGCCCACCTGCCGCTCGTCTACAACATCGTCGGCCGGGCCCTGAACGGGTCCTTCGACGTGGACGACGTGGTGCAGGACACCATGCTGCGGGCGCTCGACGGGCTGGGCGGCCTGCGGGCGGACGAGAGCTTCCGGTCCTGGCTGGTGGCCATCACGATGAACCGTGTACGGGCGCACTGGCAGGCCCGCAGCGGCGGTCCGGACCAGAGCGGACTGGAGGCGGCCCAGGACATCGCCGATCCCGGCGCCGACTTCGCCGACCTGACCGTCGTACGGCTCCACCTGTCCGGTCAGCGCCGCGAGACGGCCCGCGCCACGCGCTGGCTGGAGCCCGACGACCGGGCGCTGCTGTCGCTGTGGTGGCTGGAGTGCGCCGGGGAGCTGACCCGGGCCGACGTGGCTTCCGCGCTGGAGCTGACCCCGCAGCACACTGCGGTACGGGTGCAGCGGATGAAGGCGCAGCTGGAGTCGGCCCGGGTGGTGGAGCGGGCGCTGGAGACGCAGCCGCCCTGCGAGGGGCTGCGGGCGATGACGGGCACCTGGGACGGGCGGCCCTCCGCGCTGTGGCGCAAGCGAATAGCCCGGCACGCGCGCGAGTGCCTGCGCTGCTCCGGGCTGTGGAACGGGCTGGTTCCGGCGGAGGGGCTGCTGGCCGGGCTGGCGCTGGTCCCGGTGACGGCGGCGCTGCTGGAGGGCGTACGGTCCGCCGTGGCGGCCGGCTACACCCCGGCGGGCGCGGCCTTCGCCGACGCGGCGACGCAGCTCTCCCCGGTGGTGGACGCCCCGGGCCGGGCCGCCCGGCGCAAGGCCGGCGACCCCACAGACGGCCCCGACGGCCCGGGCAGCCGCGGGGCGCAGCGCAAGCGGCGCCAGAACCGGCGCCGGGCGATCGGCGGCGCGGTGGTCGCCGCGTGCGTCGCGGGCGGCGGCCTGGTCTACCTCGGCCAGCTCCCCGGTTCGCGGGGTTCCGAGGCGGGGGGCGCGCCCGCCTCCGCGCCGGCCGCCCTGTCCGCACCCGGCTCCGGCGCGCCCCAGCCGTCCGGGTCCGCCTCGGCCTCGCCCTCCGCTTCCGCGTCGGCCTCGCCCTCCCCGTCGGCGTCCGCTTCGGCCTCCCCGTCGCCCTCCGCGAGCGCCGCGAAGACCTCGGCCGCCGCTCCGACGCCGTCCAAGAGCAATCCGCCGCGCCCGGCCCCGCCCGCTCCGGCGCCCGCCCCGGCGGGGGTCGCGGGGCAGGTCATCGCCCTGGCCAACTCCGAGCGCGCCGCGGCCGGCTGCGGTCCGCTGAAGGAGGACGCGCAGCTGCGGGGCGCCGCCCAGGGGCACTCGGACGACATGGCCCGGCGGGACTTCTTCTCGCACACCAATCCCGACGGGGCCGACCCGGGGGCGCGGACGACGGCCGCCGGGTACCGCTGGTCGACGTACGGGGAGAACATCGCCAAGGGGCAGCAGACCGCGCAGGACGTGATGGATTCCTGGATGAAGAGCCCCGGTCACCGCGCCAACATCCTCAACTGCTCTTTCAAGGACATCGGCGTCGGCATCCACACGGGTTCGGGCGGCCCCTGGTGGACGCAGAACTTCGGCGCCCGGTAG
- a CDS encoding DEAD/DEAH box helicase, with protein sequence MARKELRPHQREAVDAVVRALQLPATGRVPEQGLRTQVIMATGSGKSLVAVRSAEELRAGRVLVLVPSLDLLVQTVAAWREGGRSGRALAVCSLRGEDVGVPTTTAPAQLARWGSRPVERVTVFATYASLGLGTIERAHLGGLPPWDLVVVDEAHRTSGRIGKPWAVVHDNTRIPSVRRLYMTATPRVWRDGEESEEAEEPEEAEEAGAYGPETAGGAEPRGRGELVASMENDPQGPFGARCYTLSLSEAIDRGICAPYRVVCVDVSDPGFQSAVLLGADGRSDRVRGMRIAALQAALVKAAADQGFRRTLVFHHLTKEAEAFAAGLPAVAARLRVTSRSALPVYPRTVWADWLCGQHTAAHRRRVLDAFAADRVADKAFLGSVRVLGEGVDTKECDSVFWADVRGSMPDLVQAVGRALRMRPGEGKVASLVVPVLLGPGESPESMLTSRAYGDLARLLEALRAHDSRLVEALAQPQVQSRAAKQSGEGVSATGPGSGARALLSFSTPRDPALLAAFIRLRVLNPEHTQWRRGAEAARIYAASAGDLKVPFAFKVPADGGRWPAGLAGFPLGQWIADARRTYRRGALGRERTRELEELGMVWSHFDVAFEEGLTAARAWAAEHGHLLPPVDATWHGAPVGVWAKNQRAAARREGPGALPQERREALEEIDPSWCPAWDIGWQRAFRLTRAHLDAGGGIPAGPGRVLVQGEDLGLWVRTQRLGWERLAWAQRWLLEHGLGLTPAAEAERPPPRRSHAAAWSEHLEAARRFHAREGHLRVPRTHVEPVGALELRLGSWIANQRSRAAKLAPERVAALTALGMRWPASP encoded by the coding sequence ATGGCGAGGAAGGAGCTGCGTCCTCATCAGCGCGAGGCCGTCGACGCCGTCGTGCGGGCCCTCCAGCTGCCCGCCACCGGCCGGGTGCCCGAGCAGGGCCTGCGGACCCAGGTGATCATGGCCACAGGGTCCGGCAAGTCCCTCGTCGCCGTGCGCTCGGCCGAGGAGCTGCGGGCGGGCCGGGTGCTCGTCCTGGTGCCCTCGCTCGACCTGCTCGTGCAGACCGTCGCGGCCTGGCGGGAGGGGGGCCGCAGCGGCAGGGCGCTCGCGGTGTGCTCGCTGCGCGGCGAGGACGTGGGGGTGCCCACCACGACCGCGCCGGCGCAGCTGGCCCGCTGGGGCTCCCGGCCGGTGGAGCGGGTGACGGTCTTCGCCACGTACGCCTCGCTCGGTCTGGGCACCATCGAGCGGGCGCACCTGGGGGGACTGCCGCCCTGGGACCTGGTCGTGGTCGACGAGGCGCACCGTACGTCCGGCCGGATCGGCAAGCCCTGGGCGGTGGTCCACGACAACACGCGGATCCCCTCCGTCCGGCGGCTGTACATGACGGCCACGCCCCGGGTGTGGCGCGACGGGGAGGAGAGCGAGGAGGCCGAGGAGCCGGAAGAGGCGGAGGAGGCCGGGGCGTACGGGCCGGAGACGGCCGGCGGCGCGGAGCCGCGGGGCCGGGGCGAGCTCGTCGCGTCGATGGAGAACGATCCGCAGGGGCCGTTCGGGGCACGCTGCTACACCCTGTCCCTGTCGGAGGCCATCGACCGGGGCATCTGCGCCCCGTACCGGGTGGTGTGCGTGGACGTCAGCGACCCCGGGTTCCAGTCGGCGGTGCTGCTGGGCGCCGACGGCCGCTCGGACCGGGTGCGCGGGATGCGGATCGCGGCGCTCCAGGCGGCGCTGGTGAAGGCGGCGGCGGATCAGGGCTTCCGGCGGACCCTGGTGTTCCACCATCTGACGAAGGAGGCCGAGGCGTTCGCGGCGGGCCTGCCGGCGGTGGCGGCCAGGCTGCGGGTGACGAGCCGCTCCGCGCTGCCGGTGTATCCGCGCACGGTGTGGGCGGACTGGCTGTGCGGACAGCACACGGCGGCCCACCGGCGCCGGGTGCTCGACGCGTTCGCCGCCGACCGGGTCGCCGACAAGGCCTTCCTGGGCAGCGTGCGCGTGCTGGGCGAGGGCGTGGACACCAAGGAGTGCGACTCGGTGTTCTGGGCCGACGTGCGCGGTTCCATGCCCGATCTGGTGCAGGCGGTGGGCCGGGCCCTGCGGATGCGGCCCGGCGAGGGCAAGGTGGCCTCCCTGGTGGTGCCGGTGCTGCTGGGGCCGGGCGAGTCACCGGAGTCGATGCTGACCTCACGGGCTTACGGGGACCTCGCGCGGCTTCTGGAGGCGCTGAGGGCGCACGACTCGAGGCTGGTCGAGGCCCTGGCACAGCCCCAGGTCCAGAGCCGGGCCGCGAAGCAGTCGGGCGAGGGTGTCTCCGCCACCGGCCCCGGGTCGGGGGCGCGGGCCCTGCTGAGCTTCTCCACCCCGCGCGATCCGGCGCTGCTGGCGGCCTTCATCCGGCTGCGCGTGCTCAATCCGGAGCACACGCAGTGGCGGCGCGGTGCGGAGGCGGCCCGGATCTACGCGGCCTCGGCCGGGGACCTGAAGGTGCCGTTCGCCTTCAAGGTGCCCGCGGACGGCGGCCGGTGGCCCGCGGGCCTGGCCGGGTTCCCGCTCGGGCAGTGGATCGCGGACGCGCGGCGCACGTACCGCAGGGGGGCGCTGGGCCGGGAGCGGACCCGGGAGCTCGAGGAGCTCGGCATGGTGTGGAGCCACTTCGACGTGGCCTTCGAGGAGGGGCTCACGGCGGCCCGGGCCTGGGCCGCCGAGCACGGGCACCTGCTGCCGCCGGTGGACGCCACCTGGCACGGGGCGCCGGTCGGGGTGTGGGCCAAGAACCAGCGGGCCGCCGCCCGCCGGGAGGGGCCCGGCGCGCTGCCGCAGGAGCGGCGGGAGGCCCTGGAGGAGATCGACCCCTCCTGGTGCCCGGCCTGGGACATCGGCTGGCAGCGGGCGTTCCGGCTGACCCGCGCCCATCTGGACGCGGGCGGCGGGATCCCGGCCGGCCCGGGCAGGGTGCTGGTCCAGGGCGAGGACCTGGGCCTGTGGGTGCGGACCCAGCGCCTCGGGTGGGAGCGCCTCGCCTGGGCGCAGCGGTGGCTGCTGGAGCACGGGCTGGGGCTGACCCCCGCCGCGGAGGCGGAGCGCCCGCCGCCGCGCCGGAGTCATGCCGCGGCGTGGTCGGAGCACCTGGAGGCGGCCCGGCGGTTCCACGCCCGCGAGGGGCACCTGCGGGTGCCGCGTACGCATGTGGAGCCGGTGGGCGCGCTGGAGCTGCGGCTCGGTTCCTGGATCGCCAACCAGCGCTCCAGGGCGGCGAAGCTGGCCCCGGAGCGGGTGGCCGCGCTGACGGCCCTGGGGATGCGCTGGCCGGCGTCCCCGTAA
- a CDS encoding glutamate decarboxylase, which yields MALHQTKDTHARDAETDVFASALSGTILPKYRMPEDHSPSEVVYSLLHNELLLDGNAAQNLATFCTTWSDDGVHRLMNECLDKNMIDKDEYPQTAEIEARCVNILADLWNAPPGHVATGCSTTGSSEAAMLGGLALKWRWRARRRAEGKPADRPNLVCGPVQICWEKFARYFDVELRQVPLEPGATGLRPHQLAAHVDENTIGVVAILGVTYTCDYEPVAEIAAALDRIQAEHGWDVPVHVDAASGGFVAPFLHPDVVWDFRLPRVASVNTSGHKYGLAPLGVGWIVWRTADLLPAELVFDVDYLGGDMPTFALNFSRPGGEVIAQYYLFLRLGRGGYRRVQQACADTAQYLARQIAGLGPFSLLYDGRGALPAVSYTLTDPAGAGFSLYDLSDRLRMRGWQVPSYPLPADRQDTVIQRVLIRHGVTRDQIALLVDDLRRAVDHLTATPQPVPATEPRPGFHH from the coding sequence ATGGCTCTTCATCAGACGAAGGACACGCACGCCCGGGACGCCGAGACGGACGTGTTCGCGTCCGCCCTGAGCGGCACGATCCTCCCCAAGTACCGGATGCCCGAGGACCACTCGCCCTCCGAGGTGGTCTACTCGCTCCTGCACAACGAGCTGCTCCTCGACGGCAACGCCGCCCAGAACCTGGCCACCTTCTGCACCACCTGGTCGGACGACGGCGTGCACCGCCTGATGAACGAGTGCCTCGACAAGAACATGATCGACAAGGACGAGTACCCGCAGACCGCCGAGATCGAGGCCCGCTGCGTCAACATCCTGGCCGACCTCTGGAACGCCCCGCCCGGCCATGTCGCGACCGGCTGCTCCACCACGGGCTCCAGCGAGGCCGCCATGCTCGGCGGCCTCGCCCTCAAATGGCGCTGGCGCGCCCGCCGCCGCGCCGAGGGCAAACCGGCCGACCGCCCCAACCTGGTGTGCGGCCCGGTCCAGATCTGCTGGGAGAAGTTCGCGCGCTACTTCGACGTCGAGCTGCGCCAGGTCCCCCTGGAGCCCGGAGCCACCGGACTGCGCCCCCACCAGCTCGCCGCCCACGTCGACGAGAACACCATCGGGGTCGTCGCCATCCTCGGCGTCACCTACACCTGCGACTACGAACCCGTCGCCGAGATCGCCGCCGCCCTCGACCGGATCCAGGCCGAGCACGGCTGGGACGTCCCCGTCCACGTGGACGCCGCGAGCGGAGGCTTCGTCGCCCCCTTCCTCCACCCCGACGTGGTCTGGGACTTCCGGCTGCCGCGCGTCGCCTCCGTCAACACCTCCGGGCACAAGTACGGGCTGGCGCCGCTGGGCGTCGGCTGGATCGTGTGGCGCACCGCCGACCTGCTCCCCGCCGAACTCGTCTTCGACGTGGACTACCTGGGCGGCGACATGCCCACCTTCGCCCTCAACTTCTCCCGCCCCGGCGGCGAGGTCATCGCCCAGTACTACCTCTTCCTGCGCCTGGGCCGGGGCGGCTACCGGCGCGTCCAGCAGGCCTGCGCCGACACCGCCCAGTACCTGGCCCGGCAGATCGCCGGCCTCGGGCCCTTCAGCCTGCTCTACGACGGCCGGGGCGCCCTGCCCGCCGTCTCCTACACGCTCACCGACCCGGCCGGGGCCGGCTTCAGCCTCTACGACCTCTCCGACCGGCTGCGGATGCGGGGCTGGCAGGTGCCCTCGTACCCGCTGCCGGCCGACCGGCAGGACACCGTCATCCAGCGCGTCCTGATCCGGCACGGGGTGACCCGCGACCAGATCGCCCTGCTGGTCGACGACCTGCGCCGGGCCGTGGACCACCTCACCGCCACCCCACAGCCGGTCCCCGCCACCGAACCCCGGCCGGGCTTCCACCACTGA
- a CDS encoding tyrosinase family oxidase copper chaperone has translation MNTITRRQALGTTAGALTVLGIAGATAHAAATDSRAATTPAGTVDEVYQGRRIQISTATGGGHHGGHHGGAGMPTVRIDGRELHVMRNADGTWISVVNHYETFADPTTLARAAVRELQGSQLAPMQMGGTA, from the coding sequence ATGAACACGATCACCCGTCGGCAGGCCTTGGGCACCACTGCCGGCGCACTCACCGTCCTCGGCATCGCGGGCGCCACCGCGCACGCTGCCGCCACCGACTCCCGGGCTGCCACCACTCCGGCCGGCACCGTCGACGAGGTGTACCAGGGCCGCCGTATCCAGATATCCACCGCGACCGGCGGCGGCCACCACGGTGGCCACCACGGCGGAGCCGGGATGCCGACCGTCCGCATAGACGGCCGCGAGCTGCACGTCATGCGCAACGCCGACGGCACCTGGATCAGCGTGGTCAACCATTACGAGACCTTCGCCGACCCCACCACGCTGGCCCGCGCCGCCGTGCGCGAGCTCCAGGGCTCCCAGCTCGCCCCGATGCAGATGGGAGGCACGGCATGA